DNA sequence from the Sphingomonas bisphenolicum genome:
AGCCGCAACGTAGAAAGTTGCGGTCTGGCTGCCGCCCTGCTGCGCCGCCTCGCGCTGTTCGCCTCCGCTACCGAACACGATACCGGCCCAAGCGCGCGCGACTTCCCGCCAATCTTGATCGACGGTTTTATGGCCAAAGCCGTCGACGCCGGCACCGAGCTGCTCGATCAAGATCCGCTTGTTGCGCTTGCGCGCCTGAAGGACCGCGGGCCGGGTCACAGCCAGATCCTGTCGTTGATCGTCGCAGTGAACAGATCGACCGGCGACCCGTCGAACTGCTGACGGATTGCATCGAGCAGGGCGCGCTTCAAATGTGCCGGCAGGATGGGATATCCCACTACCAGGCGGATAGTGATGACCGCGGTGACGGAGCGAACAGCCGGCCACGTCGCGCCGGCGCGCAGACGGATGCCGCGGTCCAGGTGCGCGCCGAACAGTTCGAATATGGTTTCGTCGAGATCGAAGCTGTCGCCGTCCTGGTTCTGGTACCGGATGGAGGTGACCGACTGCACCGGCCCGATCGCCAGGTGAGCCAGATCCGAGAATCGATCGGCCAGGATATCCACCGTCTGCGGTGCCAGACGGGTGGATGTCATCCGTTCGATATCACTGATGGCGCTGGCGATATAGCCCTCGATCTCTGTATCGAGGCTGCCCTCTTCCAGCCTGAGATAGGCGCACGCCTCCGGCAGCGTCACCAACTTCGCCGTTGGCGCGATGATGACGGTAGGGGCGCTAAGCATGGATCAGGCCTCTGCCGGCGGATCGCAGTCGACGGCGAAACCGGCGTCGACCAGGCGCTGCGCCTCGGACGGACCGCCATCGGCCGCCGGTGTGTCGCTGAAAGGATGCTTTTGGCCAGGGCTCACGCTGAAGCGAGGGCCAGCTAAGCTGGTTTCCATCTTCAGCCAGCGCTTGGCGGGGATTTCGCTGATGATCGGCGCGGGTGGCGCTATCGCATCCGATCGCGCTGCCTCCTGTTGGTCGTTTGGCGTTACCGCGGCAACGGGCGACACAGCCGGTGGCGTCGGCGCGACAACAGGAAGGCGCTGAAACGCATTTGGCCTCTTAGCCATATAAGGAGTTCCTTATGTAGGAAAGCGGGGCGACGATGCGCCGCCCCGCCAATTCTATGCGCGCTGCGCGATCAGGCCTGAACCAGCGCCTTGATCGCCCCGGACTGGCCGATCTCGCCGTCCAGACGAATGAGCCCCGCAATGCCCAGGTCCGGCCAGAAGCGCTCGCGCACTACGCCGATCAGGGGTGCACCCACGCGACGGACGTAGTAACGGGAGAAGTCGCCGAAGACGGCCGAGCGGTTGCCGGTCGCGATCGCCGGCACGTCATCGTTGATGGAGAAGGGCTTGCCGAGCAGCGTGTCGGGTGCGCCGACACGGATGTCGCCCATCTGGAACAGGTAGTTCCCCTGCCCATCCTTCAGCTTGCGAATGGCCTGCAGCGTGCTGTCGGCGAACATCCAGCGGCACTTGGGCGAGCGGCGATAGGCCGCATTGACCGAATGCTGCAGGTCGATCAGTTCGTCAGCCGCGATCGCCGTCGCCGACGCAGCGGTTTTGCCGAGCCCGGCGGCCGGGACGATTCCCTGAGGCTGCGACGATCCGGTGCCAACGGTCAGCCAGGCATTGCCCTTGCGGCCCAAGCGCTCGCCCAACAGCGCGCCGAGCAGCGTCTCGATCGCGAAATAGCTGTCCTGGTTCAGCTCGAACGACCATTTGATCCATTCGGTGTCAGCGATATAGGCGTCCAGCGACTTCTGGCCAAAGGTCACATCTTCCGACCCGTCGTCGGTCAGCTGCGTGCCCTCGGTATGGGTGCCGGCGCTCTTCGCGGTGTCATCGACGGTCGGGATCTTGATCGGGTTGCCGCTGGTGGTGGACACGACGGTGCAGATGTCCTCGTCATACATCGGCCCCCAGTCTTTCATCGCCTTGTCGATGAAGCCGGCAAGTTCGGTCGGCACGGTATAGCCGCCGGCGGTGGTAGTGCCCGCCGTTTGCATCCGCTCCTCCTTGTCGATCTTGACCAGGCCGGATTTGAGAAGCGCGCGCTCTTCCTTGTCGAGTTCGCTCAGATCGCCGCCGGCAGCCAACATTTTGTGGAAGACGCCACGATATTCGAGAGCTTCGCCCTCGTCCTGTCCGCGTGCCTCGGTGTCCGGGCCGATGGGGCGCTTGCCCGCGCGCCGCTGTTCCGCGTCTTTTTCGATGCGGGACATGCGCTCTTCGCGGGCCAGATCCTTTTCGATCTGGTCATATTCCGTCATGATGGTGTCGTGACGCTGCTCGAGCTCGGCAGCGCGGGAATCATCGGTATTGCTGCCGATCTCATCGAGCGCGGCGCGGCCGTCGGCGACCAGCTTCTCGCGCTTCTCCTGAAGCGCCTTCAAACGTGCGGACATGAATGTCTCCTGGGCATGAAAAAGCCCGCGAGACGCGGGCGTTGAGGGCGGTCATCCGCCACCTCCGGCATTCGCCGGGTTGATCAGATGCGGCGCTCGGCGTGGGCCTGGCGCGCCTTGCGGGCGGCGATGCGGCTGCGCGCGCACACCTTGTTGTGTCCGCGTCGTTCATTCCGAATGGCATCGAGCGATCGGACGCCGACCTCGGTGTCATCATATGCCGGCATTGCGGTATAGGTGATTTCGTATAGCTCGGCTTCGATGATGGTCCGGCGAGGTGGTTCCACCGTATCGTCCCATTCCTGCCGTGTGGCGATGAAGCCGAACGACATGCCGGCAATATCGCCGCGATCGATCTGAATGGCCAGATCGCGGCCGTCAGTCGTATCGGGGAGCGGGTTTTCGAAGGCCAGTCCCTTGGCATCTTCACGCAGCACCAACGTCCCCGCACGCATGCGGCCCACGACGCGCCCGCTGTCATGGCTATGGATAGCAAGCACATCCCGCTCCTGCAGCGATTTGGTGAACGCCCCAGGCTTGATGGTCTCGACCCACATATCGTAGATCTTCGCCTCGCTGTTGAACAAGACGGCGTAGCCGCTCGCGGTGCGTTGGTCGCCACTGTCCTGCGCGGCCCGAAGCTCAAGGCCTTCGGTAAGCGCCCGCCTTTCGCGGCCGTCAGTCGTCGGCGCTTTTGCCGCCATCGGCAGGATCCTTTCCGTCATCATCAAGGGTGGGGCCACCATTGTGACCAATCTTGCTCGGCGCGGTGCCCAGCGGGACAGTTGCACCCTGAATATAGAGCTTGCCGCCATGGCCGCTGGGATCTGGCGGACGATCCTCCAGGGCCCGCGCCTCGTCTGGCATCAGCTGGCCGGTGTTGATCGCGCGGGCCAGACCCTCGATCCGGCTCTTGAAATCACCGCG
Encoded proteins:
- a CDS encoding HK97 family phage prohead protease codes for the protein MAAKAPTTDGRERRALTEGLELRAAQDSGDQRTASGYAVLFNSEAKIYDMWVETIKPGAFTKSLQERDVLAIHSHDSGRVVGRMRAGTLVLREDAKGLAFENPLPDTTDGRDLAIQIDRGDIAGMSFGFIATRQEWDDTVEPPRRTIIEAELYEITYTAMPAYDDTEVGVRSLDAIRNERRGHNKVCARSRIAARKARQAHAERRI
- a CDS encoding head-tail adaptor protein, giving the protein MTRPAVLQARKRNKRILIEQLGAGVDGFGHKTVDQDWREVARAWAGIVFGSGGEQREAAQQGGSQTATFYVAASEKTSAASVRDRIRYPLSDRDPRKWPCWEIQAVAELGFNEGFAFTAIRVAA
- a CDS encoding phage major capsid protein, coding for MSARLKALQEKREKLVADGRAALDEIGSNTDDSRAAELEQRHDTIMTEYDQIEKDLAREERMSRIEKDAEQRRAGKRPIGPDTEARGQDEGEALEYRGVFHKMLAAGGDLSELDKEERALLKSGLVKIDKEERMQTAGTTTAGGYTVPTELAGFIDKAMKDWGPMYDEDICTVVSTTSGNPIKIPTVDDTAKSAGTHTEGTQLTDDGSEDVTFGQKSLDAYIADTEWIKWSFELNQDSYFAIETLLGALLGERLGRKGNAWLTVGTGSSQPQGIVPAAGLGKTAASATAIAADELIDLQHSVNAAYRRSPKCRWMFADSTLQAIRKLKDGQGNYLFQMGDIRVGAPDTLLGKPFSINDDVPAIATGNRSAVFGDFSRYYVRRVGAPLIGVVRERFWPDLGIAGLIRLDGEIGQSGAIKALVQA
- a CDS encoding head-tail connector protein, which gives rise to MLSAPTVIIAPTAKLVTLPEACAYLRLEEGSLDTEIEGYIASAISDIERMTSTRLAPQTVDILADRFSDLAHLAIGPVQSVTSIRYQNQDGDSFDLDETIFELFGAHLDRGIRLRAGATWPAVRSVTAVITIRLVVGYPILPAHLKRALLDAIRQQFDGSPVDLFTATINDRIWL